The following proteins are co-located in the Acropora palmata chromosome 11, jaAcrPala1.3, whole genome shotgun sequence genome:
- the LOC141897807 gene encoding uncharacterized protein LOC141897807 isoform X2 yields MDLNVKLTCLDSGKIECIIVTLDEWDHMCVKDLKKTLEDEIQVPVCDQILSYQDLQLNDDLFPLKKLYFRQGDIVSVSCSTQGDILNIKSLLKEIKNFAEEIKSKDQSELLTVSLAKDFRTCYLSYDNIHRALENLSFTFFIPWKNAQSVVHRHYFVQEGGFDAFMEVLKFAGKRYRMEEKPHPRKLLGMLKETKPSEVVEGLKELNNEQMILQMHCLSLLWNFSETLHDRRLVLQKGGLQLVIKALMLDPNVHSLPSDEYYEVASINETAVGCLVQYAEFPDCQEVISKSSETVSKLMLMVGSHLQERNDSDLLMFISTYNKYAAQIAANTLFCCACSLHTPRILVESGIHKRMINLLKLLSDHDLALSYFCTLFLARIRSSALVWMDSQTAQSIDERISFFLAKHEPNDVSKWEAEHNYVWVSMIPFVSLAFSGQQVKSDPLPESDGNEEQCEDEDHCQATSNAIQDNADGPNLLPEKALFMEKNKENLVSHCFGDENIDTKKQFPETGNSDSAANDSCSHHSLAIATDDRPRMMLGSKQTQKLGLFTLQHMLASSGNRQLVENERLLSLLYCLCWHINDGGQLKAQLRKHWTPSPASLSVICKSSLAFVFGLEAAWTM; encoded by the exons ATGGATCTCAATGTCAAATTGACTTGCTTGGATTCTGGAAAGATAGAATGCATCATCGTTACTCTCGATGAATGGGACCATATGTGCGTGAAAGATTTAAAGAAGACTTTGGAGGACGAAATTCAGGTGCCTGTTTGTGATCAGATACTTTCTTATCAAGATCTGCAGCTCAACGACGATTTATTTCCATTGAAGAAACTATATTTCCGTCAAGGGGACATAGTTTCAGTGTCGTGCTCAACTCAAGGCGATATTTTGAATATAAAGAGTCTTTTGAAAGAGATAAAGAATTTTGCAGAAGAAATAAAGAGCAAAGATCAAAGTGAATTGTTGACAGTTTCTTTGGCGAAAGATTTCAGAACTTGTTATTTGTCGTATGATAACATACACCGAGCCTTGGAAAACTTGTCTTTTACTTTCTTTATTCCTTGGAAAAATGCCCAATCAGTGGTACACCGTCATTACTTTGTCCAAGAAGGTGGTTTTGATGCTTTTATGGAGGTTTTGAAGTTTGCTGGTAAAAGATACAGAATGGAAGAGAAACCACACCCAAG GAAACTACTGGGTAtgttgaaagaaacaaaaccgAGTGAAGTTGTAGAGGGGCTAAAGGAATTGAACAATGAGCAGATGATTCTACAAATGCACTGCTTGAGCCTTTTGTGGAACTTCTCTGAAACCCTGCATGATCGAAGGCTGGTGCTGCAGAAGGGAGGACTGCAGCTGGTCATAAAGGCATTGATGTTGGACCCAAATGTACACAGCTTACCCAGTGATGAATACTATGAAGTTGCAAGCATAAATGAAACTGCTGTTGGCTGCCTTGTTCA ATATGCAGAGTTTCCGGATTGCCAAGAAGTCATCTCTAAGAGTTCTGAAACTGTTTCTAAACTCATGTTAATGGTGGGAAGTCATCTTCAAGAACGCAATGACAGTGATTTGCTGATGTTTATTTCCACGTACAATAAGTACGCTGCACAGATTGCTGCAAATACATTGTTCTGCTGTGCTTGCAGTTTGCATACTCCCAGAATTCTTGTGGAGTCTGGAATTCACAAAAGGATGATTAACCTTTTGAAACTCTTATCAGATCATGATTTGGCATTGAG ttactTTTGTACATTATTTCTGGCAAGAATAAGATCATCAGCTTTGGTTTGGATGGACTCCCAAACTGCACAAAGCATCGACGagagaatttccttttttttggcaaaacatGAGCCTAATGATGTGTCAAAGTGGGAGGCAGAGCACAATTATGTATGGGTCAGCATGATTCCATTTGTGAGCCTGGCATTCTCAGGCCAACAGGTGAAAAGTGATCCTTTACCAGAAAGTGATGGTAATGAAGAACAATGTGAAGATGAAGACCACTGCCAAGCCACTTCAAATGCAATCCAGGACAATGCAGATGGCCCCAACTTGCTTCCTGAGAAAGCTCTTTTCATGGAAAAGAACAAGGAGAACTTGGTCAGCCATTGCTTTGGTGATGAAAACATTGACACCAAGAAACAATTTCCAGAAACTGGAAACTCTGATTCTGCAGCCAATGATTCTTGCAGTCATCACAGTTTAGCCATTGCAACCGATGACAGACCAAGAATGATGCTTGGatcaaaacaaactcaaaagcTGGGTTTGTTTACGCTGCAGCATATGCTTGCCTCAAGTGGAAATCGACAActtgttgaaaatgaaaggttGCTCTCCCTTCTTTATTGTTTATGCTGGCACATCAATGATGGTGGACAGCTCAAAGCACAGTTGAGAAAGCACTGGACCCCATCACCAGCTTCTCTTTCTGTTATTTGCAAGTCAAGTTTAGCATTTGTGTTTGGCTTGGAAGCAGCTTGGACAATGTGA
- the LOC141897807 gene encoding uncharacterized protein LOC141897807 isoform X1 — MDLNVKLTCLDSGKIECIIVTLDEWDHMCVKDLKKTLEDEIQVPVCDQILSYQDLQLNDDLFPLKKLYFRQGDIVSVSCSTQGDILNIKSLLKEIKNFAEEIKSKDQSELLTVSLAKDFRTCYLSYDNIHRALENLSFTFFIPWKNAQSVVHRHYFVQEGGFDAFMEVLKFAGKRYRMEEKPHPRYNKKLLGMLKETKPSEVVEGLKELNNEQMILQMHCLSLLWNFSETLHDRRLVLQKGGLQLVIKALMLDPNVHSLPSDEYYEVASINETAVGCLVQYAEFPDCQEVISKSSETVSKLMLMVGSHLQERNDSDLLMFISTYNKYAAQIAANTLFCCACSLHTPRILVESGIHKRMINLLKLLSDHDLALSYFCTLFLARIRSSALVWMDSQTAQSIDERISFFLAKHEPNDVSKWEAEHNYVWVSMIPFVSLAFSGQQVKSDPLPESDGNEEQCEDEDHCQATSNAIQDNADGPNLLPEKALFMEKNKENLVSHCFGDENIDTKKQFPETGNSDSAANDSCSHHSLAIATDDRPRMMLGSKQTQKLGLFTLQHMLASSGNRQLVENERLLSLLYCLCWHINDGGQLKAQLRKHWTPSPASLSVICKSSLAFVFGLEAAWTM, encoded by the exons ATGGATCTCAATGTCAAATTGACTTGCTTGGATTCTGGAAAGATAGAATGCATCATCGTTACTCTCGATGAATGGGACCATATGTGCGTGAAAGATTTAAAGAAGACTTTGGAGGACGAAATTCAGGTGCCTGTTTGTGATCAGATACTTTCTTATCAAGATCTGCAGCTCAACGACGATTTATTTCCATTGAAGAAACTATATTTCCGTCAAGGGGACATAGTTTCAGTGTCGTGCTCAACTCAAGGCGATATTTTGAATATAAAGAGTCTTTTGAAAGAGATAAAGAATTTTGCAGAAGAAATAAAGAGCAAAGATCAAAGTGAATTGTTGACAGTTTCTTTGGCGAAAGATTTCAGAACTTGTTATTTGTCGTATGATAACATACACCGAGCCTTGGAAAACTTGTCTTTTACTTTCTTTATTCCTTGGAAAAATGCCCAATCAGTGGTACACCGTCATTACTTTGTCCAAGAAGGTGGTTTTGATGCTTTTATGGAGGTTTTGAAGTTTGCTGGTAAAAGATACAGAATGGAAGAGAAACCACACCCAAGGTACAATAA GAAACTACTGGGTAtgttgaaagaaacaaaaccgAGTGAAGTTGTAGAGGGGCTAAAGGAATTGAACAATGAGCAGATGATTCTACAAATGCACTGCTTGAGCCTTTTGTGGAACTTCTCTGAAACCCTGCATGATCGAAGGCTGGTGCTGCAGAAGGGAGGACTGCAGCTGGTCATAAAGGCATTGATGTTGGACCCAAATGTACACAGCTTACCCAGTGATGAATACTATGAAGTTGCAAGCATAAATGAAACTGCTGTTGGCTGCCTTGTTCA ATATGCAGAGTTTCCGGATTGCCAAGAAGTCATCTCTAAGAGTTCTGAAACTGTTTCTAAACTCATGTTAATGGTGGGAAGTCATCTTCAAGAACGCAATGACAGTGATTTGCTGATGTTTATTTCCACGTACAATAAGTACGCTGCACAGATTGCTGCAAATACATTGTTCTGCTGTGCTTGCAGTTTGCATACTCCCAGAATTCTTGTGGAGTCTGGAATTCACAAAAGGATGATTAACCTTTTGAAACTCTTATCAGATCATGATTTGGCATTGAG ttactTTTGTACATTATTTCTGGCAAGAATAAGATCATCAGCTTTGGTTTGGATGGACTCCCAAACTGCACAAAGCATCGACGagagaatttccttttttttggcaaaacatGAGCCTAATGATGTGTCAAAGTGGGAGGCAGAGCACAATTATGTATGGGTCAGCATGATTCCATTTGTGAGCCTGGCATTCTCAGGCCAACAGGTGAAAAGTGATCCTTTACCAGAAAGTGATGGTAATGAAGAACAATGTGAAGATGAAGACCACTGCCAAGCCACTTCAAATGCAATCCAGGACAATGCAGATGGCCCCAACTTGCTTCCTGAGAAAGCTCTTTTCATGGAAAAGAACAAGGAGAACTTGGTCAGCCATTGCTTTGGTGATGAAAACATTGACACCAAGAAACAATTTCCAGAAACTGGAAACTCTGATTCTGCAGCCAATGATTCTTGCAGTCATCACAGTTTAGCCATTGCAACCGATGACAGACCAAGAATGATGCTTGGatcaaaacaaactcaaaagcTGGGTTTGTTTACGCTGCAGCATATGCTTGCCTCAAGTGGAAATCGACAActtgttgaaaatgaaaggttGCTCTCCCTTCTTTATTGTTTATGCTGGCACATCAATGATGGTGGACAGCTCAAAGCACAGTTGAGAAAGCACTGGACCCCATCACCAGCTTCTCTTTCTGTTATTTGCAAGTCAAGTTTAGCATTTGTGTTTGGCTTGGAAGCAGCTTGGACAATGTGA
- the LOC141897806 gene encoding transmembrane channel-like protein 7 isoform X2 — protein sequence MMSDSTEDPGKATRIPSEFLDFSPGTEANEEISPSVDEAGLVNENYVSSQSESNLLRVPSQESMASTETYHSNNSSVVHVRPQSGTNAGYEDEDEDDRSENDVDPWNADEDLSKKLPSHQFRSIRGLPSENAFKQGMRRTLKQRVNNSRGSIRSQSTDGSAGVGLHEDDVINDVPINLSPEEFAELTQRRKSIKEMPTSIRRKRSLRENMVDSAVHRRPAKRISAWRQLKLSIAMGWQHFIDGCKEILYSMELWRGDLKLIHGMFGSGVQSYFVLLRWLFLLNIVILVTTIFFLFIPQMIHNNSIQSNNNTFSGWEFLTGEGWFAPTELYYGVYTNEIIGSGDWKYNMPLAYLLVGGGYILLCLISLVFSMANSYRENYIYSGDQFSLFASKVFCSWDYGVTDKSAGLLKHKSVYNELKETIAEEGYIFEYTMDEKCHLFWLRCMTNLIVISLMSGAGYLIFFSARLSVTTEENDVLEKLLLPLVVSGINLILPIAFRIIASLERYRSPRTTINVNLLRTTVMMLVSVAMVTVMLFIDVQRCRSGGELLISTADRKCDKNIQGCWENYIGFSFYRLVIVDFVFLLLSTFFGEFVRRIVAVNIASCKETLGPPGFDISRNVIDLIYAQCLCWIGTFYSPLLPLIQLIKLLVLFYVKKTSVIMNCRPSMRPFRASKMNLVFLSLLALSFTLVMLTIGYTIMSEDVTSPSNLCGPFKLIVYYYKMLKDSNEKKIKLLKEQISMAGRDKLYLIKKLKHGMSFPLDPITTD from the exons ATGATGTCTGATAGCACAGAGGACCCTGGAAAAGCAACCCGTATTCCTAGCGAGTTTCTGGACTTCAGTCCCGGTACAGAGGCGAACGAGGAAATATCTCCATCAGTTGACGAAGCTGGTCTCGTTAATGAAAACTACG TGTCTTCACAATCTGAAAGTAATCTTTTGAGAGTACCGTCTCAGGAGTCCATGGCTTCTACAGAAACTTATCATAGCAATAATTCAAGTGTGGTTCATGTAAGGCCACAGAGTGGTACTAACGCAGGATATGAGGATGAGGATGAGGATGACCGTAGCGAAAATGATGTGGATCCTTGGAATGCTGATGAAGATTTATCCAAAAAGTTGCCTAGTCATCAGTTTCGGTCAATTCGAGGTCTACCCTCAGAAAATGCATTCAAACAAGGCATGCGCAGGACACTGAAACAAAGGGTAAACAATTCCCGTGGCTCAATCAGGAGTCAGTCAACTGATGGATCTGCAGGTGTAGGTCTGCATGAAGATGATGTGATCAATGATGTACCAATTAATCTCTCACCTGAAGAATTTGCTGAGCTGACGCAAAGAAGAAAGTCTATCAAGGAAATGCCAACTTCTATAAGAAGAAAGCGAAGCCTCAG GGAAAATATGGTTGACTCAGCTGTGCATAGACGACCAGCCAAGCGGATAAGTGCATGGAGGCAATTGAAGCTGTCAATTGCTATG ggTTGGCAGCATTTTATAGATGGATGCAAAGAAATTCTTTACTCAATGGAGTTGTGGAGAGGTGATCTCAAGCTAATTCATG GAATGTTTGGATCTGGAGTTCAGTCATACTTTGTATTGCTTCGTTGGCTGTTTCTTCTAAACATCGTCATTTTGGTGACAACCATCTTCTTCCTGTTCATACCACAAATGATCCATAACAACAGCATTCAGAGCAACAATAACACATTCTCCGGCTGGGAGTTTCTAACAGGCGAG GGTTGGTTTGCACCAACAGAGCTCTACTATGGAGTCTatacaaatgaaattattgGTAGTGGTGATTGGAAATACAACATGCCTCTTGCTTACCTTCTTGTTGGCGGAGGCTatattttgttgtgtttgatTTCATTGGTGTTCAG CATGGCAAATTCTTACAGAGAAAACTACATCTATTCAGGAGatcaattcagtttgtttgcttCTAAAGTGTTTTGTTCATGGGATTACGGAGTAACAGATAAAAGTGCCGGGCTGTTGAAACACAAGAGTGTCTACAATGAACTAAAG GAGACAATTGCAGAGGAGGGTTACATTTTTGAATATACAATGGATGAAAAGTGTCACTTATTTTGGCTCCGTTGCATGACCAACTTAATTGTCATTTCTCTGATGTCTGGCGCTGGTTATCTGATTTTCTTCTCAGCACGTCTTTCAGTGACAACG GAAGAAAATGATGTGCTTGAAAAATTACTTCTGCCTTTGGTGGTGTCAGGCATCAACCTGATCTTACCAATAGCGTTTCGCATCATCGCAAGCTTGGAAAGATACAGGAGTCCACGAACAACTATCAATGTCAATCTTCTAAG GACCACTGTTATGATGTTGGTATCTGTGGCCATGGTAACAGTAATGCTATTCATCGATGTTCAAAGATGTCGCAGTGGGGGAGAACTTTTAATTAGCACAGCTGACAGGAAATGCGACAAA AACATCCAGGGATGCTGGGAAAATTACATTGGCTTCTCATTCTATAGACTTGTCATCGTTGATTTTGTATTCCTGTTGCTTTCAACCTTCTTTGGTGAATTTGTTAGAAG GATAGTGGCTGTGAATATTGCAAGCTGCAAAGAAACACTTGGACCACCTGGTTTTGACATTTCCAGAAATGTCATTGACCTGATCTATGCACAGTGTCTTTGTTG GATTGGTACATTTTACAGTCCATTACTTCCACTCATTCAGCTTATAAAGctgttggttttgttttatgtGAAAAAG ACCAGTGTAATTATGAACTGTCGGCCATCTATGAGGCCTTTCCGAGCATCCAAAATGAACCTTGTATTCCTGTCTTTATTGGCTTTGTCTTTTACTCTGGTGATGCTTACCATTGGATACACTATCATGTCTGAAGATGT aaCTTCCCCATCCAATCTTTGTGGTCCATTCAA GCTAATTGTATATTATTACAAAATGCTTAAGGATTCGAATGAAAAAAAGATCAAACTGCTCAAGGAACAGATTTCCATG GCTGGCCGTGACAAACtgtatttaataaagaagCTAAAGCATGGAATGAGCTTTCCATTGGATCCCATCACTACAGATTAA
- the LOC141897806 gene encoding transmembrane channel-like protein 7 isoform X3, with the protein MASTETYHSNNSSVVHVRPQSGTNAGYEDEDEDDRSENDVDPWNADEDLSKKLPSHQFRSIRGLPSENAFKQGMRRTLKQRVNNSRGSIRSQSTDGSAGVGLHEDDVINDVPINLSPEEFAELTQRRKSIKEMPTSIRRKRSLRENMVDSAVHRRPAKRISAWRQLKLSIAMGWQHFIDGCKEILYSMELWRGDLKLIHGMFGSGVQSYFVLLRWLFLLNIVILVTTIFFLFIPQMIHNNSIQSNNNTFSGWEFLTGEGWFAPTELYYGVYTNEIIGSGDWKYNMPLAYLLVGGGYILLCLISLVFSMANSYRENYIYSGDQFSLFASKVFCSWDYGVTDKSAGLLKHKSVYNELKETIAEEGYIFEYTMDEKCHLFWLRCMTNLIVISLMSGAGYLIFFSARLSVTTEENDVLEKLLLPLVVSGINLILPIAFRIIASLERYRSPRTTINVNLLRTTVMMLVSVAMVTVMLFIDVQRCRSGGELLISTADRKCDKNIQGCWENYIGFSFYRLVIVDFVFLLLSTFFGEFVRRIVAVNIASCKETLGPPGFDISRNVIDLIYAQCLCWIGTFYSPLLPLIQLIKLLVLFYVKKTSVIMNCRPSMRPFRASKMNLVFLSLLALSFTLVMLTIGYTIMSEDVTSPSNLCGPFKGHASMYEIVSDLIQGFPKWLTDIIQYASSASVVTLVFCILGLIVYYYKMLKDSNEKKIKLLKEQISMAGRDKLYLIKKLKHGMSFPLDPITTD; encoded by the exons ATGGCTTCTACAGAAACTTATCATAGCAATAATTCAAGTGTGGTTCATGTAAGGCCACAGAGTGGTACTAACGCAGGATATGAGGATGAGGATGAGGATGACCGTAGCGAAAATGATGTGGATCCTTGGAATGCTGATGAAGATTTATCCAAAAAGTTGCCTAGTCATCAGTTTCGGTCAATTCGAGGTCTACCCTCAGAAAATGCATTCAAACAAGGCATGCGCAGGACACTGAAACAAAGGGTAAACAATTCCCGTGGCTCAATCAGGAGTCAGTCAACTGATGGATCTGCAGGTGTAGGTCTGCATGAAGATGATGTGATCAATGATGTACCAATTAATCTCTCACCTGAAGAATTTGCTGAGCTGACGCAAAGAAGAAAGTCTATCAAGGAAATGCCAACTTCTATAAGAAGAAAGCGAAGCCTCAG GGAAAATATGGTTGACTCAGCTGTGCATAGACGACCAGCCAAGCGGATAAGTGCATGGAGGCAATTGAAGCTGTCAATTGCTATG ggTTGGCAGCATTTTATAGATGGATGCAAAGAAATTCTTTACTCAATGGAGTTGTGGAGAGGTGATCTCAAGCTAATTCATG GAATGTTTGGATCTGGAGTTCAGTCATACTTTGTATTGCTTCGTTGGCTGTTTCTTCTAAACATCGTCATTTTGGTGACAACCATCTTCTTCCTGTTCATACCACAAATGATCCATAACAACAGCATTCAGAGCAACAATAACACATTCTCCGGCTGGGAGTTTCTAACAGGCGAG GGTTGGTTTGCACCAACAGAGCTCTACTATGGAGTCTatacaaatgaaattattgGTAGTGGTGATTGGAAATACAACATGCCTCTTGCTTACCTTCTTGTTGGCGGAGGCTatattttgttgtgtttgatTTCATTGGTGTTCAG CATGGCAAATTCTTACAGAGAAAACTACATCTATTCAGGAGatcaattcagtttgtttgcttCTAAAGTGTTTTGTTCATGGGATTACGGAGTAACAGATAAAAGTGCCGGGCTGTTGAAACACAAGAGTGTCTACAATGAACTAAAG GAGACAATTGCAGAGGAGGGTTACATTTTTGAATATACAATGGATGAAAAGTGTCACTTATTTTGGCTCCGTTGCATGACCAACTTAATTGTCATTTCTCTGATGTCTGGCGCTGGTTATCTGATTTTCTTCTCAGCACGTCTTTCAGTGACAACG GAAGAAAATGATGTGCTTGAAAAATTACTTCTGCCTTTGGTGGTGTCAGGCATCAACCTGATCTTACCAATAGCGTTTCGCATCATCGCAAGCTTGGAAAGATACAGGAGTCCACGAACAACTATCAATGTCAATCTTCTAAG GACCACTGTTATGATGTTGGTATCTGTGGCCATGGTAACAGTAATGCTATTCATCGATGTTCAAAGATGTCGCAGTGGGGGAGAACTTTTAATTAGCACAGCTGACAGGAAATGCGACAAA AACATCCAGGGATGCTGGGAAAATTACATTGGCTTCTCATTCTATAGACTTGTCATCGTTGATTTTGTATTCCTGTTGCTTTCAACCTTCTTTGGTGAATTTGTTAGAAG GATAGTGGCTGTGAATATTGCAAGCTGCAAAGAAACACTTGGACCACCTGGTTTTGACATTTCCAGAAATGTCATTGACCTGATCTATGCACAGTGTCTTTGTTG GATTGGTACATTTTACAGTCCATTACTTCCACTCATTCAGCTTATAAAGctgttggttttgttttatgtGAAAAAG ACCAGTGTAATTATGAACTGTCGGCCATCTATGAGGCCTTTCCGAGCATCCAAAATGAACCTTGTATTCCTGTCTTTATTGGCTTTGTCTTTTACTCTGGTGATGCTTACCATTGGATACACTATCATGTCTGAAGATGT aaCTTCCCCATCCAATCTTTGTGGTCCATTCAA GGGGCATGCCTCTATGTATGAGATTGTTTCTGATTTGATACAAGGGTTTCCTAAATGGCTAACAGATATCATTCAATATGCATCATCAGCAAGTGTTGTTACCTTGGTGTTCTGTATTCTTGG GCTAATTGTATATTATTACAAAATGCTTAAGGATTCGAATGAAAAAAAGATCAAACTGCTCAAGGAACAGATTTCCATG GCTGGCCGTGACAAACtgtatttaataaagaagCTAAAGCATGGAATGAGCTTTCCATTGGATCCCATCACTACAGATTAA
- the LOC141897806 gene encoding transmembrane channel-like protein 7 isoform X1: protein MMSDSTEDPGKATRIPSEFLDFSPGTEANEEISPSVDEAGLVNENYVSSQSESNLLRVPSQESMASTETYHSNNSSVVHVRPQSGTNAGYEDEDEDDRSENDVDPWNADEDLSKKLPSHQFRSIRGLPSENAFKQGMRRTLKQRVNNSRGSIRSQSTDGSAGVGLHEDDVINDVPINLSPEEFAELTQRRKSIKEMPTSIRRKRSLRENMVDSAVHRRPAKRISAWRQLKLSIAMGWQHFIDGCKEILYSMELWRGDLKLIHGMFGSGVQSYFVLLRWLFLLNIVILVTTIFFLFIPQMIHNNSIQSNNNTFSGWEFLTGEGWFAPTELYYGVYTNEIIGSGDWKYNMPLAYLLVGGGYILLCLISLVFSMANSYRENYIYSGDQFSLFASKVFCSWDYGVTDKSAGLLKHKSVYNELKETIAEEGYIFEYTMDEKCHLFWLRCMTNLIVISLMSGAGYLIFFSARLSVTTEENDVLEKLLLPLVVSGINLILPIAFRIIASLERYRSPRTTINVNLLRTTVMMLVSVAMVTVMLFIDVQRCRSGGELLISTADRKCDKNIQGCWENYIGFSFYRLVIVDFVFLLLSTFFGEFVRRIVAVNIASCKETLGPPGFDISRNVIDLIYAQCLCWIGTFYSPLLPLIQLIKLLVLFYVKKTSVIMNCRPSMRPFRASKMNLVFLSLLALSFTLVMLTIGYTIMSEDVTSPSNLCGPFKGHASMYEIVSDLIQGFPKWLTDIIQYASSASVVTLVFCILGLIVYYYKMLKDSNEKKIKLLKEQISMAGRDKLYLIKKLKHGMSFPLDPITTD from the exons ATGATGTCTGATAGCACAGAGGACCCTGGAAAAGCAACCCGTATTCCTAGCGAGTTTCTGGACTTCAGTCCCGGTACAGAGGCGAACGAGGAAATATCTCCATCAGTTGACGAAGCTGGTCTCGTTAATGAAAACTACG TGTCTTCACAATCTGAAAGTAATCTTTTGAGAGTACCGTCTCAGGAGTCCATGGCTTCTACAGAAACTTATCATAGCAATAATTCAAGTGTGGTTCATGTAAGGCCACAGAGTGGTACTAACGCAGGATATGAGGATGAGGATGAGGATGACCGTAGCGAAAATGATGTGGATCCTTGGAATGCTGATGAAGATTTATCCAAAAAGTTGCCTAGTCATCAGTTTCGGTCAATTCGAGGTCTACCCTCAGAAAATGCATTCAAACAAGGCATGCGCAGGACACTGAAACAAAGGGTAAACAATTCCCGTGGCTCAATCAGGAGTCAGTCAACTGATGGATCTGCAGGTGTAGGTCTGCATGAAGATGATGTGATCAATGATGTACCAATTAATCTCTCACCTGAAGAATTTGCTGAGCTGACGCAAAGAAGAAAGTCTATCAAGGAAATGCCAACTTCTATAAGAAGAAAGCGAAGCCTCAG GGAAAATATGGTTGACTCAGCTGTGCATAGACGACCAGCCAAGCGGATAAGTGCATGGAGGCAATTGAAGCTGTCAATTGCTATG ggTTGGCAGCATTTTATAGATGGATGCAAAGAAATTCTTTACTCAATGGAGTTGTGGAGAGGTGATCTCAAGCTAATTCATG GAATGTTTGGATCTGGAGTTCAGTCATACTTTGTATTGCTTCGTTGGCTGTTTCTTCTAAACATCGTCATTTTGGTGACAACCATCTTCTTCCTGTTCATACCACAAATGATCCATAACAACAGCATTCAGAGCAACAATAACACATTCTCCGGCTGGGAGTTTCTAACAGGCGAG GGTTGGTTTGCACCAACAGAGCTCTACTATGGAGTCTatacaaatgaaattattgGTAGTGGTGATTGGAAATACAACATGCCTCTTGCTTACCTTCTTGTTGGCGGAGGCTatattttgttgtgtttgatTTCATTGGTGTTCAG CATGGCAAATTCTTACAGAGAAAACTACATCTATTCAGGAGatcaattcagtttgtttgcttCTAAAGTGTTTTGTTCATGGGATTACGGAGTAACAGATAAAAGTGCCGGGCTGTTGAAACACAAGAGTGTCTACAATGAACTAAAG GAGACAATTGCAGAGGAGGGTTACATTTTTGAATATACAATGGATGAAAAGTGTCACTTATTTTGGCTCCGTTGCATGACCAACTTAATTGTCATTTCTCTGATGTCTGGCGCTGGTTATCTGATTTTCTTCTCAGCACGTCTTTCAGTGACAACG GAAGAAAATGATGTGCTTGAAAAATTACTTCTGCCTTTGGTGGTGTCAGGCATCAACCTGATCTTACCAATAGCGTTTCGCATCATCGCAAGCTTGGAAAGATACAGGAGTCCACGAACAACTATCAATGTCAATCTTCTAAG GACCACTGTTATGATGTTGGTATCTGTGGCCATGGTAACAGTAATGCTATTCATCGATGTTCAAAGATGTCGCAGTGGGGGAGAACTTTTAATTAGCACAGCTGACAGGAAATGCGACAAA AACATCCAGGGATGCTGGGAAAATTACATTGGCTTCTCATTCTATAGACTTGTCATCGTTGATTTTGTATTCCTGTTGCTTTCAACCTTCTTTGGTGAATTTGTTAGAAG GATAGTGGCTGTGAATATTGCAAGCTGCAAAGAAACACTTGGACCACCTGGTTTTGACATTTCCAGAAATGTCATTGACCTGATCTATGCACAGTGTCTTTGTTG GATTGGTACATTTTACAGTCCATTACTTCCACTCATTCAGCTTATAAAGctgttggttttgttttatgtGAAAAAG ACCAGTGTAATTATGAACTGTCGGCCATCTATGAGGCCTTTCCGAGCATCCAAAATGAACCTTGTATTCCTGTCTTTATTGGCTTTGTCTTTTACTCTGGTGATGCTTACCATTGGATACACTATCATGTCTGAAGATGT aaCTTCCCCATCCAATCTTTGTGGTCCATTCAA GGGGCATGCCTCTATGTATGAGATTGTTTCTGATTTGATACAAGGGTTTCCTAAATGGCTAACAGATATCATTCAATATGCATCATCAGCAAGTGTTGTTACCTTGGTGTTCTGTATTCTTGG GCTAATTGTATATTATTACAAAATGCTTAAGGATTCGAATGAAAAAAAGATCAAACTGCTCAAGGAACAGATTTCCATG GCTGGCCGTGACAAACtgtatttaataaagaagCTAAAGCATGGAATGAGCTTTCCATTGGATCCCATCACTACAGATTAA